From Etheostoma cragini isolate CJK2018 chromosome 10, CSU_Ecrag_1.0, whole genome shotgun sequence, the proteins below share one genomic window:
- the LOC117951619 gene encoding uncharacterized protein LOC117951619, whose protein sequence is MDVETEDMEEFTYVLVSEVVEQAAANLDELKQSICRWQAGDCITSEEDKNKSSAGCVTQQKVQQHLDRFFTKRRAFSEHNRDILQDKEVTSPGTFPSMSKQNIMIHPSSWTLCQSCPYPESLAKEAKAAKMFICQVVDDHHQQSIESLRKLHTTDSASETEKPAGKSLIKKLQSALKRRFGRRMSEKQVSAQQVHAASSKQDQRSTRLELVEKEEDSVEMEMRNLPSPASSSSLPSSNQVDDDAQPESLLLVETATFFQNELRSWKSTECCDGVLMAAEDTEGKVSTPDLADSCCQVFQETSSRTSTAQTVQALPIEGQEEHEKTETVVQTTESPQNQKISEKEAEDFIESQDVWIPETGSSCRLSTTPVESGISSFCSSTTPAMSEVTNMIDSQVIEDVWIPETGSSFRLSTTPVESSLSSFCSSTTPAMFEVANMDDSQVIETFIGTLESFDFDGKAESPVSETFNKNMWTAWRKRFGLKQRKKLPTFSDFHDVEKEQDEGPAEHQMYFGVQQLFAKPLEVKPSEADNDQVMTIYSPPEISGGNRHSVFTQKENKAAADQQLVLDSSKILAIMRRFFQSLSEEQWREVSEGVYNQDVKEQLIYMCMDVLSIISDSVIKILLQSTCQMSATPGTLTLRRPLSSKRLREFFDDNFQSSLESSFSQALCEITGADTSVRILHKFTEAIVEEVIEEVTSALSVAIQGRPSLDRRPSSAPVTASCQMSKDRVAKKTLAGAIATMKSILTGRGTAVKRRIQTESGSDPDVKEVYTEKNESRWKRLFSRRQRKVASFAMDDLNGAARSASADSASMHTLEKQQLSWFTRESSMSSPSDALKIDPWPTPLELVDYMEVEDMTPEDFISSLFRFLEDDPLSDLASMQTLEKQQLSLVPQDSSTSSPSAALKTDLWSTPVELVDYMEVEDVTPEDLVSFLFQEEKTASSLSLSDDSGDEETVIQISASQCLSAKKTKAMERNGLCCFFCNIFSKRWGLEFEPQT, encoded by the exons ATGGACGTAGAAACAGAGGACATGGAGGAGTTCACCTACGTCCTCGTGTCCGAGGTCGTCGAACAGGCTGCTGCAAACCTCGACGAGCTGAAGCAGTCGATCTGCCGCTGGCAAGCAGGGGACTGCATCACGTCTGAGGAGGACAAAAACAAGTCCTCTGCTGGTTGTGTCACCCAACAGAAGGTGCAGCAACACCTGGACAGGTTTTTTACTAAGCGGCGAGCGTTTTCTGAACACAATAGGGACATTCTCCAGGACAAAGAGGTCACCAGCCCTGGAACCTTTCCATCCATGTCCAAACAAAACATTATGATACACCCCTCTTCTTGGACATTGTGCCAAAGCTGTCCGTATCCAGAGAGCCTGGCAAAAGAGGCAAAAGCGGCCAAAATGTTCATCTGCCAAGTGGTCGACGATCATCATCAGCAGTCCATTGAGTCACTGAGGAAACTTCACACCACCGATTCTGCCAGCGAAACCGAGAAACCAGCTGGAAAGTCACTTATCAAAAAGCTACAGTCAGCTTTGAAAAGACGTTTTGGCCGGAGGATGAGCGAGAAACAGGTTTCAGCGCAACAAGTACATGCAGCTTCTTCCAAACAAGACCAGAGATCCACCCGTTTGGAGCTGGTTGAGAAAGAAGAGGACTCTGTAGAGATGGAGATGAGGAATCTCCCGTCTCCAGCCTCCAGCAGCTCACTTCCATCATCCAATCAGGTAGATGATGATGCTCAGCCAGAGAGCCTTCTGCTGGTCgaaacagcaacatttttccaaaatgagCTGAGAAGTTGGAAATCCACAGAATGTTGTGATGGGGTTCTGATGGCGGCTGAAGACACTGAGGGGAAGGTATCTACCCCAGACTTGGCAGACAGCTGCTGTCAGGTCTTTCAGGAAACCTCCAGTCGTACTTCCACGGCCCAGACAGTTCAAGCCTTGCCTATTGAAGGACAGGAAGAACATGAAAAGACTGAGACTGTTGTACAGACTACAGAAAGTCCTCAAAATCAAAAGATCTCAGAGAAAGAGGCAGAAGATTTCATAGAAAGCCAGGACGTCTGGATCCCTGAGACAGGATCAAGCTGCAGACTCTCCACCACGCCAGTGGAGAGCGGCATATCTTCTTTCTGTTCGAGCACAACCCCAGCCATGTCTGAGGTAACGAACATGATTGACAGCCAAGTCATTGAGGACGTCTGGATCCCTGAGACAGGATCAAGCTTCAGACTCTCCACCACGCCAGTGGAGAGCAGCTTATCTTCTTTCTGTTCGAGCACAACCCCAGCCATGTTTGAGGTAGCGAACATGGATGACAGCCAAGTAATTGAGACATTCATAGGGACACTAGAATCCTTTGATTTTGATGGCAAAGCTGAAAGTCCAGTCAGCGagacatttaacaaaaacatgtggACAGCATGGAGGAAACGCTTTGGTTTGAAGCAGCGTAAAAAGCTTCcgacattttcagattttcatGATGTTGAGAAAGAGCAGGATGAAGGTCCCGCAGAGCACCAAATGTATTTTGGTGTGCAGCAATTATTTGCTAAACCCCTTGAAGTGAAACCTTCAGAGGCTGACAATGACCAGGTCATGACAATATATTCACCTCCAGAAATATCAGGAGGGAATAGACATTCTGTATTTACACAGAAGGAAAATAAAGCAGCAGCAGACCAGCAGCTAGTCCTGGATTCTTCCAAAATTTTAGCTATAATGAGGAGATTCTTCCAGAGTCTCAGCGAAGA gCAATGGAGGGAAGTAAGCGAAGGTGTTTACAATCAAGATGTGAAGGAACAGCTGATTTACATGTGCATGGATGTGCTGAGCATCATCTCAGACTCGGTCATTAAAATCCTCTTACAGTCAACGTGTCAGATGTCCGCCACACCTGGAACCTTAACTCTGAGGAGACCCTTGTCCTCGAAGCGTTTGAGGGAGTTTTTTGACGACAACTTTCAGAGTAGTTTGGAAAGCTCCTTCAGTCAGGCTCTCTGTGAAATAACTGGTGCTGACACATCTGTAAGGATTTTGCACAAATTCACAGAGGCGATAGTGGAAGAGGTCATTGAAGAGGTTACTTCTGCCTTATCAGTGGCCATACAAGGCCGTCCATCATTGGATAGAAGACCCTCCAGTGCCCCTGTTACCGCCAGCTGCCAGATGTCAAAAGACAGAGTAGCTAAGAAGACTTTGGCAGGAGCCATAGCAACTATGAAATCCATTCTCACAGGACGAGGCACCGCAGTTAAGAGAAGGATTCAGACAGAGAGCGGTTCAGATCCTGATGTTAAAGAGGTGTACACCGAGAAAAATGAGTCACGATGGAAGAGGCTTTTCAGTCGAAGGCAGAGAAAAGTCGCGTCTTTTGCAATGGACGATTTGAACGGAGCTGCCAGGTCAGCCAGTGCGGACTCGGCATCTATGCACACTCTAGAGAAACAACAGCTTTCTTGGTTTACTCGAGAGTCCTCCATGTCCTCTCCCAGTGATGCCCTGAAGATAGACCCGTGGCCCACTCCGCTAGAGTTGGTAGACTACATGGAGGTTGAGGACATGACACCTGAAGATTTTATCTCATCTCTGTTTCGATTCCTTGAGGATGACCCTTTGTCCGACTTGGCATCTATGCAAACTCTGGAGAAACAACAGCTTTCTTTGGTTCCTCAAGACTCCTCCACGTCCTCTCCCAGTGCTGCCCTGAAAACAGACCTGTGGTCCACCCCGGTAGAGTTGGTAGACTACATGGAGGTTGAGGACGTGACACCAGAAGATTTAGTctcatttctgtttcaagaagAGAAGACcgcttcttctctgtctctttccgaTGATTCTGGTGACGAGGAAACCGTCATTCAGATCTCTGCCAGCCAGTGTCTCAGTGCCAAGAAAACCAAGGCAATGGAGAGAAACGgcctttgctgctttttctgcaACATATTCTCAAAG AGATGGGGACTTGAGTTTGAGCCTCAGACTTGA
- the LOC117951620 gene encoding putative uncharacterized protein FLJ45035 yields MDKIQLEPKVPDTPQKLLVPAGARWSPLVHAGARWCPLVPAGARWCPLVPAGARWSPLVPAGARWSPLVPAGARWCPLVHAGARWCPLVHAGARWCPVEPAGARWCMLVPAGARWCPLVHAGARWCPVEPAGARWCTLVHADSTFLPEEQLPGSRVKERQLFPDKLQQTGRLELEGSRGP; encoded by the exons ATGGATAAGATTCAACTAGAGCCGAAGGTCCCAGACACACCGCAAAAACTGCTGGTGCCCGCTGGTGCCCGGTGGAGCCCGCTGGTGCACGCTGGTGCCCGCTGGTGCCCGCTGGTGCCCGCTGGTGCACGCTGGTGCCCGCTGGTGCCCGCTGGTGCCCGGTGGAGCCCGCTGGTGCCCGCTGGTGCCCGGTGGAGCCCACTGGTGCCCGCTGGTGCGCGCTGGTGCCCGCTGGTGCACGCTGGTGCCCGCTGGTGCCCGCTGGTGCACGCTGGTGCCCGCTGGTGCCCGGTGGAGCCCGCTGGTGCCCGCTGGTGCATGCTGGTGCCCGCTGGTGCCCGGTGGTGCCCGCTGGTGCACGCTGGTGCCCGCTGGTGCCCGGTGGAGCCCGCTGGTGCACGCTGGTGCACGCTGGTGCACGCTG ACTCTACCTTTCTACCCGAGGAGCAGCTGCCTGGCAGCAGAGTAAAGGAGCGTCAGTTATTTCCAGACAAACTGCAGCAGACAGGCAGGTTGGAGCTGGAGGGCTCGAGAGGTCCATGA